The proteins below come from a single Verrucomicrobiota bacterium genomic window:
- the ccsA gene encoding cytochrome c biogenesis protein CcsA, whose translation MTDRHTFLVAVLFYGISLIYSGFLFRRGFREDNRINYCVLLGGFALHTLALWARGQLTGQCPSKNLYEATVFSSWVVAAVCLAVSLWPRLRFMTVFASPILFAMGVFALMPSLDVPPGHVEPKDLVATSLHAALVLLSYGAFGFATVVSMMFLVQEHDLKLRKARALFAILPPIQRLETIITELTVVGFFLLTVGLAVGAIGIQPAPGAQFKGDLKIIWSVFVWVVYLALLILHWRFAQRGRRFAWGVAGTFIFVMLTFWGANLASRIHNPNP comes from the coding sequence ATGACGGATCGTCACACATTTTTAGTAGCGGTGTTATTTTACGGGATTAGCCTGATTTATTCCGGGTTTCTGTTCAGGCGCGGGTTCCGGGAGGATAACCGTATTAATTACTGTGTCTTGTTGGGCGGGTTTGCGTTGCATACCCTGGCGCTATGGGCGCGCGGACAGCTCACCGGCCAATGTCCCTCCAAGAATCTGTATGAGGCCACCGTGTTTTCCAGTTGGGTGGTGGCAGCGGTCTGTTTGGCCGTCAGCTTGTGGCCCCGGTTGCGCTTCATGACGGTATTTGCCTCGCCGATCTTGTTTGCCATGGGTGTGTTTGCCTTGATGCCTTCATTGGATGTCCCGCCCGGCCATGTGGAGCCCAAGGACTTGGTTGCCACGAGTTTGCATGCAGCGCTGGTGTTGTTGTCGTACGGCGCGTTTGGGTTTGCCACGGTGGTCAGCATGATGTTCCTGGTGCAGGAGCACGACTTAAAGTTGCGCAAGGCGCGCGCTCTGTTTGCAATTCTGCCGCCCATTCAACGGTTGGAAACCATTATCACCGAGTTGACTGTGGTGGGGTTTTTCTTGCTGACGGTTGGTTTGGCGGTGGGGGCGATTGGGATTCAACCGGCGCCCGGCGCGCAGTTCAAAGGGGATTTGAAAATCATTTGGTCGGTGTTTGTATGGGTGGTTTACCTGGCTTTGCTGATTCTGCACTGGCGCTTTGCGCAGCGCGGGAGGCGTTTTGCCTGGGGCGTGGCGGGCACCTTTATCTTTGTGATGTTGACATTCTGGGGGGCCAACCTGGCTTCCCGCATCCATAATCCAAATCCATAA